From the genome of Nocardia sp. NBC_01503, one region includes:
- a CDS encoding FAD-dependent monooxygenase — protein MNTIPATTTVAIVGAGPAGLTTGIALADAGVDVLLLDRLAEGANTSRAAVVHARTLEVLEQFGITEEMHERGIVVPNFVMRDGERAIARISFADLPTRYPYTLMIGQETTEAILLARLEKAGGQVHRPYEVTGLSQDADGVTLDYTGPDGAGSVRADYVIGADGMHSKVRAAAGIGFTGASYPESFVLADVRMTWPDPRDQVALHLSPEGVTVIAPLPDEQGDRYRVVATIAEAPEKPNLADIQAILDARRPASQVQVHEVLWSSRFRVHHRLADHYRAGRIFLAGDAAHVHSPAGGQGMNTGIQDAALLGTLLARTTRGEPDLLDTYETTRRPVALGVVTFTDRVTRMATLRPAPARLMRNLLISTATRIPAVRRTLAYRIAELDNR, from the coding sequence ATGAACACCATCCCCGCCACCACCACGGTCGCCATCGTCGGCGCGGGCCCGGCCGGTCTCACCACCGGAATCGCCCTGGCCGACGCGGGTGTGGATGTGCTGCTGCTGGATCGACTCGCCGAGGGGGCCAATACTTCTCGCGCCGCCGTGGTGCATGCCCGCACCCTGGAGGTGCTCGAGCAGTTCGGCATCACCGAGGAGATGCATGAGCGCGGAATCGTGGTGCCGAACTTCGTCATGCGCGACGGTGAGCGCGCGATCGCTCGAATCTCGTTCGCGGACTTGCCGACTCGCTACCCGTACACCCTGATGATCGGGCAGGAGACCACCGAGGCAATCCTGTTGGCGCGGTTGGAGAAGGCGGGCGGGCAGGTGCATCGGCCGTACGAGGTGACCGGGCTCAGCCAGGACGCGGACGGGGTCACCCTCGACTACACCGGTCCGGACGGTGCGGGTTCGGTGCGCGCGGATTACGTGATCGGTGCGGACGGGATGCACAGCAAAGTGCGTGCGGCCGCCGGGATCGGCTTCACCGGCGCGAGCTACCCGGAGTCGTTCGTCCTGGCCGATGTGCGCATGACCTGGCCGGACCCGCGCGATCAGGTGGCGCTGCACCTGTCCCCCGAGGGCGTCACCGTCATCGCGCCCCTGCCCGATGAGCAGGGTGATCGCTACCGCGTCGTCGCGACCATCGCCGAGGCTCCCGAGAAGCCGAATCTCGCTGACATCCAAGCGATCCTGGACGCTCGCCGCCCGGCCTCGCAGGTCCAGGTGCACGAGGTGCTGTGGAGCTCACGCTTCCGCGTGCACCACCGCTTGGCCGACCACTACCGTGCGGGTCGGATCTTCCTGGCGGGCGATGCGGCGCATGTGCACAGCCCGGCGGGCGGTCAGGGCATGAACACCGGTATCCAGGACGCCGCCTTGCTCGGCACCCTGCTGGCCCGCACCACCCGGGGCGAACCCGATCTCCTGGACACCTACGAGACCACCCGCCGCCCGGTGGCGCTCGGCGTGGTCACCTTCACCGACCGCGTAACCCGCATGGCCACCCTCCGGCCCGCGCCCGCCCGCCTCATGCGAAACCTGCTGATCAGCACCGCAACCCGCATCCCGGCAGTTCGCCGCACCCTCGCCTACCGCATCGCCGAACTCGACAACCGCTGA
- a CDS encoding NADAR family protein — protein MDRAQLTAEMADGAEPEFLFFWGHTRTPGHEIGKWVLSQWWPVEFTVDGQTYRSAEHFMMGEKARLFGDEEIRAKVLASATPADAKRLGREVRGFDPDAWVAHRFDIVTRASIAKFGQHEALRDFLIATGDKVLVEAAPRDAIWGIGLGAENPAAAHPSTWRGENLLGFALMDAREALVSVA, from the coding sequence GTGGATAGGGCGCAGCTGACGGCTGAGATGGCCGATGGGGCCGAACCGGAGTTTCTGTTCTTCTGGGGGCATACCCGCACCCCGGGGCACGAGATCGGTAAATGGGTGCTGAGCCAGTGGTGGCCGGTGGAATTCACCGTCGACGGCCAGACCTACCGCAGTGCGGAGCATTTCATGATGGGGGAGAAGGCCCGGCTCTTCGGTGACGAGGAGATTCGCGCCAAGGTGCTCGCCAGCGCCACTCCCGCCGATGCCAAGCGCCTCGGCCGCGAGGTGCGCGGCTTCGATCCGGACGCCTGGGTAGCGCACCGCTTCGACATCGTCACCCGCGCCAGCATCGCCAAATTCGGCCAGCACGAGGCACTTCGCGACTTCCTCATCGCCACCGGCGACAAGGTCCTGGTCGAGGCGGCCCCGCGCGACGCTATCTGGGGCATCGGCCTCGGTGCCGAAAACCCCGCCGCCGCACATCCCTCCACCTGGCGCGGCGAAAACCTCCTCGGCTTCGCCCTGATGGACGCCCGGGAGGCTCTCGTCTCGGTGGCCTGA